Proteins co-encoded in one uncultured Draconibacterium sp. genomic window:
- a CDS encoding DMT family transporter, with protein sequence MKLIYTTIVLLIGFLLAIQGSINTQLTTYLKHPIQGALISFFVGFLALLVLNFIFKTEIPNWGHLKTAPWYVFAGGLLGAIFVSSVIFFIPKIGVTTVLAASIAGQLIAASVIDHFGFFGLDQHPVSMGKIGGIVLLAFGIFLIQKY encoded by the coding sequence ATGAAATTAATATATACAACAATTGTTTTGCTAATCGGCTTTTTGCTGGCAATTCAGGGAAGTATTAATACCCAACTAACTACCTATTTAAAACACCCGATACAAGGAGCTTTAATAAGTTTTTTTGTGGGTTTTCTGGCACTTCTCGTATTGAATTTCATATTTAAAACAGAAATTCCAAACTGGGGGCATTTAAAAACGGCTCCATGGTATGTATTTGCGGGCGGCTTGCTAGGAGCAATTTTTGTTTCGTCGGTTATCTTTTTTATACCAAAGATTGGCGTCACCACCGTTTTGGCGGCGTCTATTGCCGGACAACTCATTGCTGCTTCTGTTATTGATCATTTTGGGTTTTTCGGTTTGGACCAGCACCCCGTTTCAATGGGTAAAATTGGAGGAATTGTTTTATTAGCCTTTGGCATTTTTCTTATCCAAAAATATTGA
- a CDS encoding GAF domain-containing protein: MEDRKKEGRYGRIYKQLSELVLKSNNTQARMATIIAVLHHKMDYFFWTGYYLIEDDEMTVNSYQGPVACQILEKDKGVCWAAFNKKETVVVEDVHAFTDHIACDARSNSEIVVPLKNKTGEVIGVLDVDSSEKVAFTEVDAHWLEKILELIWS, from the coding sequence ATGGAAGATAGGAAAAAAGAAGGCCGATATGGAAGAATTTACAAACAGCTTAGCGAACTTGTGCTAAAAAGTAATAACACACAGGCACGCATGGCAACCATAATAGCTGTTTTACACCATAAAATGGATTACTTTTTCTGGACAGGGTATTACCTGATTGAAGATGATGAAATGACCGTTAACTCCTACCAGGGACCGGTCGCCTGTCAGATTCTGGAAAAGGACAAAGGAGTGTGCTGGGCCGCCTTCAACAAAAAAGAAACGGTTGTTGTTGAAGATGTGCATGCTTTTACAGATCACATTGCCTGCGATGCCCGCTCGAATTCAGAGATAGTAGTTCCACTTAAAAACAAAACCGGCGAGGTAATTGGCGTTTTAGATGTCGACAGCTCGGAGAAAGTAGCTTTTACGGAAGTTGATGCACATTGGCTGGAAAAAATTCTGGAATTAATTTGGAGCTAA
- a CDS encoding DUF4870 domain-containing protein, with protein sequence MHRIIEDPNERQWGMLVHIAALATFILPVAGNIVGPLIIYLMKKDEYEFVNEQGKEVLNFQITWSIIFLISILLIIVGIGILMLIGFGIAWLVLVILASVSASNGTPYKYPFTIRFLQ encoded by the coding sequence ATGCACCGAATAATTGAAGATCCGAATGAGCGTCAGTGGGGAATGTTAGTACATATTGCTGCTTTAGCAACCTTTATTTTACCTGTTGCCGGAAATATAGTTGGCCCGCTAATTATTTATTTAATGAAAAAAGACGAGTACGAATTTGTTAACGAACAAGGTAAGGAAGTGCTTAACTTCCAGATTACCTGGTCGATCATCTTTTTAATTTCAATCCTACTTATTATTGTTGGAATTGGTATTTTAATGCTGATTGGTTTTGGAATTGCCTGGCTGGTTTTGGTTATCTTAGCTTCGGTTTCGGCAAGTAACGGAACCCCTTATAAATATCCTTTCACCATTCGCTTTTTGCAATAA
- the hisS gene encoding histidine--tRNA ligase, whose translation MAQKPSIPKGTRDFSPSEMVRRNYIFNTIKDVFRLYGFQPIETPAMENLSTLMGKYGEEGDKLLFKILNSGDFISKVPQEMLDEKNSNKLTTKLSEKGLRYDLTVPFARYVVQYRNDIAFPFKRYQIQPVWRADRPQKGRYREFYQCDVDVIGSNSLLNEVELVQIIDEVFQRLGINTTVKINNRKILAGIAEAIGEADRMVDITVAIDKLDKIGLEKVNAEMLDKGISQEAVDKLQPILKLQGSTVEKLAQIETVIGGTEIGARGIAEMRTMFTYLENVELTTTVELDLTLARGLNYYTGAIFEVKSNDVQIGSICGGGRYDDLTGIFGMPDVSGVGVSFGAERIYDVLVQLDAFPEESLETTKALFVNFGEKEEAYCLPVLAKLRKNGVNAEIFPESAKMKKQMTYANRKEIAYVILAGDNEMAAQKFTLKNMETGEQQLVNSEELINILK comes from the coding sequence ATGGCACAGAAACCTTCGATTCCAAAAGGCACCCGCGATTTTTCACCGTCAGAAATGGTGAGAAGAAATTATATTTTCAATACTATTAAAGATGTATTTCGTTTGTACGGATTTCAACCCATTGAAACACCGGCAATGGAAAATCTTTCAACGTTGATGGGCAAATACGGAGAAGAAGGGGATAAGCTGTTGTTTAAAATTTTGAATTCGGGTGATTTTATTTCGAAAGTTCCGCAGGAAATGCTGGACGAGAAAAACTCGAATAAGCTTACTACAAAACTATCTGAAAAAGGATTGCGTTACGACTTAACAGTGCCCTTTGCGCGTTACGTTGTGCAATACCGAAATGATATTGCTTTTCCGTTTAAACGTTATCAGATTCAACCGGTTTGGCGTGCCGACCGACCACAAAAAGGACGTTATCGCGAGTTTTACCAGTGCGATGTTGATGTGATCGGGAGCAATAGCTTGCTGAACGAAGTGGAGTTGGTACAAATAATTGATGAGGTTTTCCAACGACTGGGAATTAACACTACAGTAAAAATTAATAATCGTAAAATTCTGGCCGGAATTGCAGAAGCGATTGGCGAAGCCGACCGAATGGTGGATATTACCGTTGCTATCGACAAACTGGATAAAATTGGTTTGGAAAAGGTTAATGCTGAAATGTTGGACAAAGGAATTTCGCAAGAAGCCGTTGATAAACTTCAGCCGATTTTAAAATTGCAAGGAAGCACCGTTGAAAAACTGGCGCAAATTGAAACAGTTATTGGCGGAACCGAAATTGGTGCCAGAGGAATTGCCGAAATGCGCACTATGTTTACTTACCTGGAAAATGTTGAGTTAACCACAACAGTTGAACTAGATCTGACTTTAGCACGTGGATTAAATTATTACACCGGCGCTATTTTCGAGGTAAAATCGAACGATGTGCAAATTGGCAGTATATGTGGTGGTGGCCGTTACGACGACCTGACCGGGATTTTTGGTATGCCGGATGTTTCGGGTGTTGGTGTATCGTTTGGTGCCGAACGTATTTACGATGTATTGGTTCAGTTAGATGCTTTCCCGGAAGAGTCGCTGGAAACTACAAAAGCTTTGTTTGTAAATTTCGGAGAGAAAGAAGAGGCTTATTGTTTACCGGTTTTGGCTAAACTGCGAAAAAATGGTGTAAATGCAGAGATTTTTCCGGAAAGTGCGAAAATGAAGAAGCAAATGACATACGCTAACCGCAAGGAAATTGCTTATGTAATTTTAGCTGGCGATAACGAAATGGCTGCCCAAAAGTTCACGCTTAAAAATATGGAAACAGGGGAGCAGCAATTGGTGAACTCCGAAGAACTGATAAATATCCTTAAATAG
- the hutH gene encoding histidine ammonia-lyase — protein sequence MGSRIFEITPKNLTFEIIQDILENNVKLKLSEISVQLIHKSKKYLDNKLEKADKPLYGINTGFGALCDIEISKDSLSKLQENLVVSHACNIGPEIPADVVKLMLLLKAHALSKGNSAVQLITVQRILDLFNNAILPVVCEQGSLGASGDLAPLAKLFLPLLGLGEVNFEGKKQQASKVLEKLGWEPIKLEAKEGLALLNGTQFMSAHAVYTLLKTFRLIDQGDIIGALSLDAFDGLIEPFSENIQRIRPHKGQAETAKNFRNVLTGSEMQAKTKAHIQDPYSFRCIPQVHGAVKDAVNYVATVIETEINSVTDNPTVFPDEDLIISGGNFHGEPLALSLDFLAMAMSELGSISERRTYRLISGERGLPEFLVANPGLNSGFMIPQYAAASIVSQNKQLCTPCVVDSIPSSNEQEDHVSMGGNAATKALKVVLNTEKILAIELYNAAQAMDFRRPIKSSPFIERFIKEYRKMVSFVEEDIVMYEAINLTIDFLNLTKFNRL from the coding sequence ATGGGAAGCCGTATATTTGAAATAACACCCAAAAACCTCACTTTCGAAATCATTCAGGATATTCTGGAAAACAATGTAAAGCTCAAACTTTCCGAAATATCTGTACAACTCATTCATAAAAGCAAAAAATACCTCGACAATAAGCTGGAAAAAGCAGATAAACCACTTTACGGAATTAATACCGGTTTTGGCGCATTGTGCGATATCGAAATTTCGAAAGACAGTTTGAGTAAATTGCAGGAAAATCTGGTGGTTTCGCACGCCTGTAATATCGGGCCGGAAATACCTGCAGACGTGGTGAAACTAATGTTGTTGTTAAAAGCACATGCGCTTTCAAAAGGAAATTCGGCAGTGCAACTGATCACGGTACAACGAATTCTTGATCTTTTTAACAACGCTATTTTACCGGTAGTTTGCGAGCAGGGATCGCTTGGTGCAAGTGGTGATTTGGCGCCTTTAGCAAAATTATTCCTTCCTCTGCTTGGTTTAGGCGAAGTGAATTTTGAAGGTAAAAAACAACAGGCCAGTAAAGTGCTTGAAAAATTGGGGTGGGAGCCTATAAAACTTGAAGCCAAAGAGGGACTCGCCTTACTGAACGGTACACAGTTTATGAGTGCCCACGCTGTATACACTTTATTAAAAACCTTCCGGCTTATCGATCAGGGAGACATAATCGGGGCACTTTCGCTGGATGCTTTTGATGGATTAATTGAACCATTTTCTGAAAATATCCAGCGTATCCGCCCACATAAAGGGCAGGCCGAAACCGCAAAGAATTTTAGGAATGTTTTAACCGGTAGCGAAATGCAGGCCAAAACAAAAGCTCACATTCAGGATCCTTATTCGTTTCGTTGTATTCCGCAGGTTCACGGAGCGGTAAAAGATGCCGTTAATTATGTGGCAACAGTTATTGAAACCGAAATTAACTCGGTAACGGACAATCCAACGGTTTTTCCAGATGAGGACTTGATCATTTCAGGAGGTAATTTTCATGGCGAGCCCCTTGCGCTGTCGCTCGATTTTCTGGCAATGGCAATGAGCGAGCTGGGAAGTATATCGGAGCGAAGAACATACCGCTTGATTTCGGGCGAACGCGGATTACCGGAGTTTCTGGTTGCTAATCCCGGATTAAATTCCGGTTTTATGATTCCTCAATATGCAGCAGCATCAATTGTAAGCCAGAATAAACAGCTTTGTACGCCTTGCGTGGTTGATTCTATCCCATCGTCGAATGAGCAGGAAGACCACGTTAGTATGGGCGGAAATGCAGCAACAAAAGCCTTAAAAGTGGTTTTGAATACCGAGAAGATTCTGGCAATTGAATTATACAATGCAGCTCAGGCAATGGACTTTCGCCGACCAATAAAATCGTCGCCATTTATCGAACGCTTTATAAAAGAATACCGTAAAATGGTAAGTTTTGTTGAGGAAGATATTGTGATGTACGAAGCGATTAATCTTACCATCGATTTTTTGAATTTGACAAAATTCAATCGATTATAA
- a CDS encoding thioredoxin domain-containing protein has translation MKTRLIILMMAVFLLFGYSSCTAKSEKNDSEKPTESVSEAGKATTMLTKAIFLEKVWDYESSPKEWKYKGEKPALIDFYADWCGPCRTAAPILEEVAAEFSGEVIIYKIDTQVERELAAVFGVKSIPAFLYIPMEGKPTMASGIARTKEDTKKMFTQNINTLLLNKQPGNDTL, from the coding sequence ATGAAAACAAGACTTATTATACTTATGATGGCTGTCTTTTTGTTGTTTGGGTACAGCTCATGCACAGCAAAATCGGAAAAAAATGATAGTGAGAAACCAACAGAATCGGTTTCAGAAGCAGGAAAAGCCACGACTATGCTAACTAAAGCCATATTTTTGGAAAAAGTATGGGATTATGAAAGTTCTCCGAAAGAGTGGAAATACAAAGGCGAAAAACCGGCTTTGATCGATTTCTATGCCGACTGGTGCGGCCCCTGCCGAACAGCAGCTCCTATTTTAGAAGAAGTGGCCGCAGAATTCTCGGGAGAAGTAATCATTTACAAGATTGATACGCAAGTTGAGCGCGAACTCGCCGCTGTATTTGGTGTAAAAAGTATACCTGCTTTCCTTTATATTCCAATGGAAGGGAAACCAACTATGGCATCGGGTATCGCACGTACTAAAGAAGACACAAAAAAGATGTTTACACAAAACATTAATACCTTATTGCTTAATAAGCAACCAGGAAACGACACACTTTAA
- a CDS encoding NigD-like protein, with translation MKKLAFGILMGVLVAFSSCLDDDGYSLGDYWIGFGIYKGDGAGTVSLVMDNGVVLIPAAASSPGWFLKFSDGDRIWVNYTILEEDKNSSSEKRYIVKVNDISDVLMKGIMDITEEIEDSIGNDPIIVENAWISDSLLNFRLKYWGYNKIHYLNLVKEPGELTAADQPFQLELRHNAKGDQKAIPYIAYVSFSLNSLRVDDLDSVRFKVIASDYDGIAYQDSGVFNYSSLELPTP, from the coding sequence ATGAAAAAGTTAGCATTTGGAATTTTAATGGGAGTATTGGTAGCTTTTAGCAGCTGTTTAGATGACGATGGATATTCGTTGGGCGATTATTGGATTGGGTTTGGAATTTATAAGGGAGATGGTGCCGGAACAGTAAGTTTGGTTATGGACAACGGTGTTGTTTTAATTCCGGCTGCTGCGTCGAGTCCCGGATGGTTTTTAAAATTTTCGGACGGCGATCGTATTTGGGTTAACTATACCATTTTAGAAGAAGATAAAAACAGTAGTTCGGAAAAACGTTACATCGTGAAAGTAAATGATATCAGTGATGTTTTGATGAAAGGAATTATGGACATTACCGAAGAGATTGAAGATAGTATTGGCAATGATCCGATAATTGTTGAAAATGCATGGATTTCGGATAGTTTGCTGAATTTTAGGTTGAAATACTGGGGATACAATAAGATTCACTATTTAAATCTGGTAAAAGAACCGGGAGAATTAACCGCCGCCGATCAGCCGTTTCAACTGGAGTTGAGACATAATGCAAAGGGCGATCAGAAGGCGATTCCATATATTGCTTATGTTTCGTTTAGTTTAAACAGTTTACGTGTAGATGATCTTGATTCGGTACGTTTTAAAGTGATTGCAAGCGATTATGACGGTATTGCTTATCAAGATAGTGGCGTGTTTAATTACAGCAGTTTGGAATTACCCACACCATAA
- a CDS encoding S41 family peptidase, giving the protein MKNLEKTTLLFLVALIVFTACSKDDPIPDGSNPDGPEASEASEYTKKVNKFIYEAMDDIYFWYDELPDINYNYETDSKAYFNKLLSVDDKWSYITDDVDALEASFEGIEKTYGWSLAFGRFSNTGNIFGIVEYVYPETPAWAAGIKRGDLLVEMNNADINDDNYTDLLYSDNIDVTLGILTGNSIATDTTISITSSVLTLDPVLTTNIVEHDGRKIGYIFYAQYISDFNSSLDNAFANLVNQGATDLVVDLRYNPGGTISAAKHLCSCIAPLDVVNDNSILVTYKWNKKYQNYFIDRQIMNQIEVYFDNQVPVKMGLDKVYFLTGSGTASASELSITGLRAYMDNVTTVGDTTYGKYTASITLKPIDYYSESYSEEISNWGLQPIVLRYANAAGVTDFKDGFAPDILVDDDLFATFPLGDKNDPLFKAAIEDITGTPVVAMKSVPKVNFEYQIFDRGFSRYDQNKREMLIEQIQRPE; this is encoded by the coding sequence ATGAAAAATTTAGAAAAAACAACATTATTGTTTCTTGTAGCTTTAATTGTTTTTACGGCCTGCTCAAAAGATGATCCCATTCCCGACGGATCAAATCCCGACGGACCGGAGGCTTCGGAAGCTTCGGAATATACCAAAAAGGTAAATAAATTCATTTACGAAGCAATGGATGATATTTATTTCTGGTACGATGAATTGCCGGATATTAATTATAACTACGAGACCGATTCTAAAGCCTATTTCAACAAATTGCTTTCTGTAGATGATAAGTGGTCATACATTACTGATGATGTGGATGCGCTGGAAGCAAGTTTTGAAGGTATTGAAAAAACATACGGCTGGTCGCTGGCATTTGGACGTTTCTCGAACACCGGAAATATTTTCGGTATTGTTGAGTATGTTTACCCGGAAACACCGGCCTGGGCGGCAGGCATTAAACGTGGCGACCTTTTGGTTGAGATGAACAATGCCGACATTAACGATGACAATTACACCGATTTACTATACAGCGATAACATAGATGTTACACTTGGCATATTAACTGGCAACAGTATCGCCACCGACACAACTATCAGTATTACATCCTCTGTGTTGACTTTAGATCCGGTTTTAACAACCAATATAGTGGAACACGATGGCCGTAAAATTGGTTATATTTTTTATGCCCAATATATATCAGATTTTAACAGCTCGCTCGACAATGCTTTTGCAAACCTGGTAAACCAGGGAGCAACAGATCTGGTTGTAGATCTTCGCTATAATCCAGGAGGAACCATTTCGGCTGCAAAACACTTGTGCTCGTGCATTGCTCCTCTTGATGTTGTTAACGATAACAGCATTCTTGTCACCTATAAATGGAATAAAAAATATCAGAATTACTTTATCGACAGACAAATTATGAACCAGATTGAAGTGTATTTTGATAATCAGGTACCTGTAAAAATGGGATTAGACAAAGTCTATTTCCTTACCGGTTCGGGAACTGCTTCTGCATCCGAACTTTCAATAACAGGATTAAGAGCCTACATGGATAATGTTACAACTGTTGGCGACACTACCTATGGAAAATACACAGCATCAATTACGCTAAAACCTATCGACTACTATAGTGAATCATATAGTGAAGAAATCTCAAATTGGGGACTTCAACCTATCGTTTTGCGTTATGCCAACGCTGCAGGTGTTACCGACTTTAAAGATGGATTTGCACCTGACATTCTGGTTGATGACGATCTTTTCGCAACCTTCCCGCTTGGAGATAAGAACGATCCACTCTTTAAAGCAGCCATCGAAGATATCACTGGGACACCGGTGGTGGCAATGAAAAGTGTTCCAAAAGTTAATTTCGAATACCAAATATTCGATCGTGGCTTTTCTCGCTACGACCAAAATAAACGAGAAATGTTAATCGAGCAGATTCAACGACCTGAGTAA
- a CDS encoding HDIG domain-containing metalloprotein, with product MRKLKSYTLLFLQLALFALTAVALYLILPGEPKFKYEYQRGFPWQHENLVAPFDFAILKTANELNDEKAEQINSLVPYFLNDTTQKNKSIARLRTELELDIDTTNTNKKKIFDVLSTKLDELYDNGILLFSVDIYNELKGKDEINKRTGNIVQKEDIDQLYSEKSAYNALQKTRHTLVSEGYNFPGLANLNLERYITANLSYDDETSQKEIDEITQSISATRGMVKQGQRIVLQGEIVDAEKYQMLESLKASYEKERGNDVNRYMVSIGKVLLISVLLSFIFVFLLLYRRDILQQLNKLSFMLMLMVGIILLSNFINTFPNLHIYMVPLAVFPIMIRTFFDSRTAIFTLIITTLLMGFYAPNNYEFILLQVSAGLIAVFSLNKMHRRVHLVLAALWVFLTYVVVFTALNLIHEGTFLSYDYSMLKWFAISSVLILLVYPLVYIFEKLFGFVSDVTLIEISDSNQPLLRKLAEQAPGTFQHSMQIANLAEEVILRIGGNPFLVRAGALYHDIGKIGRPNFFIENQAMGMNPHDRISHLKSAEVIIDHVKNGVKMAQKHKLPAVIIEFIATHHGTTKAKYFYLKHQEQNPDQEIDDKDFIYPGPLPRSKEAAVVMLVDGIEAASRSMKEKTHENLKALIDNMIDKKIEDKQLDDSDLTFRDIDTIKRTLLEKLINIYHIRIEYPDEKKGKN from the coding sequence ATGAGAAAACTAAAAAGCTACACCCTACTGTTTTTGCAGTTAGCTTTATTTGCGCTAACAGCAGTGGCTTTGTATTTGATTTTGCCCGGAGAGCCAAAGTTTAAATACGAGTACCAGAGGGGATTTCCATGGCAACACGAAAACCTTGTGGCACCGTTTGACTTTGCTATTTTAAAAACGGCAAACGAACTGAATGACGAAAAAGCAGAGCAAATTAATTCACTCGTTCCCTATTTTTTAAACGATACTACCCAAAAAAACAAAAGTATAGCACGTCTTCGTACAGAGCTGGAACTCGATATTGACACAACAAATACCAATAAGAAAAAAATATTTGATGTTTTATCAACAAAGCTCGATGAACTATACGACAACGGAATTCTGCTTTTCTCTGTTGACATTTATAACGAGTTAAAGGGCAAAGATGAAATTAATAAACGCACCGGAAATATTGTTCAGAAAGAAGATATTGACCAATTGTATTCTGAAAAATCGGCTTACAACGCCCTGCAAAAAACACGACACACCTTGGTTAGCGAGGGGTATAATTTTCCCGGACTGGCAAATCTTAATCTTGAACGGTATATAACGGCCAACCTTTCGTACGATGACGAAACCAGTCAGAAAGAAATTGATGAGATAACACAATCGATATCGGCTACGCGCGGAATGGTTAAACAAGGACAACGAATTGTGCTGCAAGGCGAAATTGTGGATGCTGAAAAATATCAAATGCTTGAATCATTAAAAGCCAGTTACGAAAAAGAACGTGGCAACGATGTAAACCGTTACATGGTTTCCATTGGTAAAGTATTGCTTATTTCGGTTCTGCTCAGCTTTATTTTTGTATTCCTATTGCTGTATCGGCGCGATATTCTGCAGCAGCTTAATAAATTAAGTTTTATGCTAATGCTAATGGTTGGCATTATTCTGCTGTCGAACTTTATAAACACCTTCCCGAACCTGCACATTTACATGGTTCCACTGGCGGTGTTTCCGATTATGATTCGAACGTTTTTCGATTCTCGAACAGCCATTTTCACGCTCATTATCACCACCCTGTTAATGGGATTTTATGCACCAAACAATTACGAATTTATACTTCTACAAGTATCGGCAGGACTTATTGCGGTTTTTAGCCTGAATAAGATGCATCGCCGCGTTCACCTGGTATTGGCGGCTTTGTGGGTATTTTTAACCTATGTAGTTGTTTTTACGGCACTAAACCTTATACACGAAGGAACATTTTTATCCTACGATTATTCGATGTTAAAATGGTTTGCCATTAGCAGTGTACTAATTCTGTTGGTATATCCGCTGGTATATATTTTCGAAAAACTTTTTGGATTTGTTTCGGATGTAACCTTAATAGAAATATCGGATAGCAACCAGCCTTTGTTGCGAAAACTTGCAGAGCAGGCGCCTGGAACATTTCAGCACTCGATGCAAATTGCCAACCTTGCCGAAGAGGTTATTCTGCGCATTGGAGGAAATCCTTTTTTGGTTCGCGCCGGTGCACTTTACCACGATATTGGCAAAATTGGACGCCCCAACTTTTTTATCGAAAACCAAGCGATGGGAATGAATCCTCATGACCGGATCAGTCATTTAAAAAGTGCCGAAGTGATTATCGATCACGTTAAAAACGGGGTTAAAATGGCACAAAAGCATAAACTTCCGGCGGTTATAATCGAGTTTATTGCCACGCATCACGGAACCACAAAAGCAAAATACTTCTATTTGAAACACCAGGAACAAAATCCCGATCAGGAGATTGATGATAAAGACTTTATCTATCCGGGACCTCTTCCACGTTCGAAAGAAGCTGCAGTGGTTATGCTGGTTGACGGAATTGAAGCGGCATCGCGCAGTATGAAAGAGAAAACACACGAAAACCTTAAGGCGCTTATCGACAATATGATCGATAAAAAAATTGAGGATAAGCAGTTGGACGATTCGGATCTGACTTTCAGAGATATTGATACAATTAAGCGTACCCTTTTAGAAAAACTGATAAATATTTACCATATTAGAATTGAATATCCTGACGAGAAAAAGGGAAAAAACTAG